Part of the Kineococcus aurantiacus genome, TGATCGGGGAGGAGTCGGCGTACTTGTCCGGGACCTGCTCCGGGGACCCCCCGAACAGCGAGCGGTCGAACGCCTTCAGCCCCTCCATCTCGTCCTCGTACGCCGCGACGTAGTCCGCGACGGGGACCCCCGCCAGCCCCACGGCCCACCGCTGCGGCTGGGTGCCCACCCCCAGCAGGGTGAGGAAACCGCCCCAGGAGGCCCCCGCCAGGACCAGCCGGGAACCGTCCGCGACGCCGGTGGCCACGAGGTGGTCGGCCACGGCCACGACGTCCTCCAGCTCCACGTGCCCCACGCGGGCCTCCAGCGCGTCCCGCCACGCCGACCCGTACCCCGTGGACCCGCGGTAGTTCACCTGCACGACCGCGAAACCCTCGTCGACCCACGTCGCGCAGTACGGCCGGAACGCGTCGGTGTCGTGGGCCGTCGGCCCGCCGTGGACCTCCACGACCGTCGGCCACGGACCGGTCGAACCCGCCGGGACCCGCAGCAGCGCGTGGACGCGCCCACCCGGCCCGTCGACCCGCACGTCGCGCACGTCGACCGACGGCGGCGCCGGTTCCCCCGGCGCGCGCAGCAGGACCGAGCCGTCGAGCCGGCGCACCGTCGAGGGCTGCGCCGAGGACGACCACGTCATCCACACGTCCCCGTCGGGGCGGGCCGTGGCGCCCGAGATCGTCCCCGAGGTCGGCCCGACCTGCTGCACCGCACCGGTGCCCAGGTCCACCCGGTAGGCCAGGGTGCGGGCCTCGTGGTCGAGCAGGACGAGCAGCCCGGTGGCGTCGCGGGTCCACTCCGCGCCCGCGACCTCCCCGGGGGCGTCCAGGGCGATCTGCACCTCGCGACCGGTCAGCAGGTCCAGGACGAGCAGTTCGGGGCGACCGGCGCGCTCGTGCTCGACGAGCAGCCGCGCGTCCCCCCGCACCGGGGAGAAACCCAGCGGCGCCACGCCCTTGCCGGGCCCGTCGGAGACCTCCGCGACCGTGGAACCGTCGGCCAGCGACAGCACCCGCAGGTCGGGGTGGCGGGAGTCGCCGTGCTCGGAGTGGGAGATCGCGACCCACTGCTCGTCGGGGGACAGGTCCCCCGCCCAGGCGTCCTCGCGGTGCTCGTACAGCCGCCGCGCCGACCCGCCGGACACGACGTCGACCCGGGTGCCGTACTCGTCGTC contains:
- a CDS encoding prolyl oligopeptidase family serine peptidase translates to MGRVSEPEVPVWEKRFRAGRVGLPEWAEDAPDRCVVEATVAGVLEVHSFDAATGELHRLTDRPEGTSSATIDPAGEFVWWFDDTAGDEYGVWRRQPFGSAPGVGVEDPLGLPAAYPAGLSLGRSGLVVVGSQDDEYGTRVDVVSGGSARRLYEHREDAWAGDLSPDEQWVAISHSEHGDSRHPDLRVLSLADGSTVAEVSDGPGKGVAPLGFSPVRGDARLLVEHERAGRPELLVLDLLTGREVQIALDAPGEVAGAEWTRDATGLLVLLDHEARTLAYRVDLGTGAVQQVGPTSGTISGATARPDGDVWMTWSSSAQPSTVRRLDGSVLLRAPGEPAPPSVDVRDVRVDGPGGRVHALLRVPAGSTGPWPTVVEVHGGPTAHDTDAFRPYCATWVDEGFAVVQVNYRGSTGYGSAWRDALEARVGHVELEDVVAVADHLVATGVADGSRLVLAGASWGGFLTLLGVGTQPQRWAVGLAGVPVADYVAAYEDEMEGLKAFDRSLFGGSPEQVPDKYADSSPITYVDAVTAPVLVLAGRNDPRCPIRQIDNYLERLAARGAVHEVYRYDAGHGSLLDDERVRQMRVELDFVRRHLP